In Arachis hypogaea cultivar Tifrunner chromosome 2, arahy.Tifrunner.gnm2.J5K5, whole genome shotgun sequence, a genomic segment contains:
- the LOC112761039 gene encoding uncharacterized protein isoform X9, whose amino-acid sequence METEAPEDREDNRADDDTIEKGPESFEITEELSSRRHGTRKSLILEIPTTSTVDEDFVRINMPLTPPPRKVAFSPCPSPSASRNRSTMKTLFPKLTLKIRSTSSQQIENAAFLALEGSPKVAPKKPLLPRTFSLTKLITPRGKNTASLPVTPIAHSNPGSTHGGNAAYLASIDKGIQLPMHRSRSVPILNKAGSTSVGGMFRIIPTTPTSATSPSGDSVENEDGGEDIPEEEAVCRICMVELGEGADDTLKLECSCKGELSLAHQQCAVKWFSIKGNRTCDVCKQEVKNLPVTLLRLQTAPRGQHAEISQTRVWQDAPILVVVNMLAYFCFLEQLLVSSMGSGAVAMSLPFSCILGLLGSMTSTTMGRAYCTFSLFWWLSVDTFSIHWFICKLF is encoded by the exons ATGGAGACTGAAGCTCCTGAAGACAGAGAGGATAACAGAGCTGATGACGACACAATCGAAAAG GGTCCAGAATCATTTGAAATAACTGAGGAACTCTCAAGTAGACGACATGGGACTAGGAAAAGCCTCATCTTGGAGATTCCAACAACAAGCACTGTGGATGAAGATTTTGTGAGGATAAACATGCCTCTAACTCCTCCTCCAAGAAAAGTGGCCTTTTCACCATGTCCAAGCCCTTCAGCATCAAGGAATAGATCAACTATGAAAACTTTATTTCCCAAACTCACTTTAAAAATCAGGAGCACAAGCTCACAGCAGATCGAAAATGCTGCTTTTCTTGCACTCGAAGGTTCACCAAAGGTGGCACCAAAGAAGCCTCTTCTTCCGAGGACATTTTCACTTACAAAGTTGATCACCCCTAGAGGGAAGAACACGGCATCCTTGCCTGTAACACCGATTGCTCACTCTAATCCAGGGTCCACACATGGAGGAAATGCTGCTTATCTAGCTTCAATT GATAAAGGGATCCAATTACCAATGCATCGTTCTCGTTCAGTTCCAATACTTAACAAGGCAGGGAGCACAAGTGTAGGTGGAATGTTTCGTATAATTCCAACCACACCAACATCAGCGACATCTCCATCTGGTGATAGTG TTGAGAATGAGGATGGTGGTGAAGATATTCCCGAAGAAGAAGCTGTTTGTAGAATTTGTATGGTTGAATTGGGGGAAGGTGCTGATGATACTCTTAAATTGGAGTGTAGTTGCAAAGGTGAACTTTCACTGGCTCACCAACAATGTGCAGTTAAATGGTTTAGCATTAAAGGAAACAGAACATGTGATGTTTGCAAGCAAGAAGTTAAGAACTTACCTGTGACTCTCTTGCGGCTTCAAACTGCACCTAGAGGGCAGCATGCTGAGATTTCTCAAACAAG GGTTTggcaggatgctcccattcttgTAGTTGTCAACATGCTGGCTTACTTTTGTTTTCTTGAGCAGCTTCTT GTTTCAAGTATGGGCTCTGGTGCTGTTGCCATGtctcttccattttcttgtatACTTGGTCTTCTTGGTAGCATGACATCTACAACAATGGGTAGGGCTTATTGTACCTTTAG TTTGTTCTGGTGGTTGTCAGTGGACACCTTTTCTATTCATTG GTTCATATGCAAGCTGTTCTAG
- the LOC112761039 gene encoding uncharacterized protein isoform X7, which produces METEAPEDREDNRADDDTIEKGPESFEITEELSSRRHGTRKSLILEIPTTSTVDEDFVRINMPLTPPPRKVAFSPCPSPSASRNRSTMKTLFPKLTLKIRSTSSQQIENAAFLALEGSPKVAPKKPLLPRTFSLTKLITPRGKNTASLPVTPIAHSNPGSTHGGNAAYLASIDKGIQLPMHRSRSVPILNKAGSTSVGGMFRIIPTTPTSATSPSGDSVENEDGGEDIPEEEAVCRICMVELGEGADDTLKLECSCKGELSLAHQQCAVKWFSIKGNRTCDVCKQEVKNLPVTLLRLQTAPRGQHAEISQTRVWQDAPILVVVNMLAYFCFLEQLLVSSMGSGAVAMSLPFSCILGLLGSMTSTTMVRRNHVWVYATVQFVLVVVSGHLFYSLVHMQAVLAILLATFTGFGAVMFVASVLAEISNWRRISLGQLNQEEAVAPDESSSAGHHQSEAPESNLRDSPLMHVNQLNVLPLG; this is translated from the exons ATGGAGACTGAAGCTCCTGAAGACAGAGAGGATAACAGAGCTGATGACGACACAATCGAAAAG GGTCCAGAATCATTTGAAATAACTGAGGAACTCTCAAGTAGACGACATGGGACTAGGAAAAGCCTCATCTTGGAGATTCCAACAACAAGCACTGTGGATGAAGATTTTGTGAGGATAAACATGCCTCTAACTCCTCCTCCAAGAAAAGTGGCCTTTTCACCATGTCCAAGCCCTTCAGCATCAAGGAATAGATCAACTATGAAAACTTTATTTCCCAAACTCACTTTAAAAATCAGGAGCACAAGCTCACAGCAGATCGAAAATGCTGCTTTTCTTGCACTCGAAGGTTCACCAAAGGTGGCACCAAAGAAGCCTCTTCTTCCGAGGACATTTTCACTTACAAAGTTGATCACCCCTAGAGGGAAGAACACGGCATCCTTGCCTGTAACACCGATTGCTCACTCTAATCCAGGGTCCACACATGGAGGAAATGCTGCTTATCTAGCTTCAATT GATAAAGGGATCCAATTACCAATGCATCGTTCTCGTTCAGTTCCAATACTTAACAAGGCAGGGAGCACAAGTGTAGGTGGAATGTTTCGTATAATTCCAACCACACCAACATCAGCGACATCTCCATCTGGTGATAGTG TTGAGAATGAGGATGGTGGTGAAGATATTCCCGAAGAAGAAGCTGTTTGTAGAATTTGTATGGTTGAATTGGGGGAAGGTGCTGATGATACTCTTAAATTGGAGTGTAGTTGCAAAGGTGAACTTTCACTGGCTCACCAACAATGTGCAGTTAAATGGTTTAGCATTAAAGGAAACAGAACATGTGATGTTTGCAAGCAAGAAGTTAAGAACTTACCTGTGACTCTCTTGCGGCTTCAAACTGCACCTAGAGGGCAGCATGCTGAGATTTCTCAAACAAG GGTTTggcaggatgctcccattcttgTAGTTGTCAACATGCTGGCTTACTTTTGTTTTCTTGAGCAGCTTCTT GTTTCAAGTATGGGCTCTGGTGCTGTTGCCATGtctcttccattttcttgtatACTTGGTCTTCTTGGTAGCATGACATCTACAACAATGG TGAGGAGAAATCATGTTTGGGTTTATGCAACTGTGCAGTTTGTTCTGGTGGTTGTCAGTGGACACCTTTTCTATTCATTG GTTCATATGCAAGCTGTTCTAGCTATTTTGCTTGCCACATTTACTGGCTTTGGGGCTGTGATGTTTGTAGCTTCTGTTCTTGCTGAGATATCAAATTGGAGGAGAATAAGTCTTGGTCAGTTGAATCAAGAGGAGGCAGTGGCACCTGATGAATCATCTTCAGCAGGTCATCATCAATCTGAGGCTCCTGAAAGTAATTTGAGAGATTCCCCTCTTATGCATGTGAACCAGCTAAATGTGCTCCCACTCGG GTAG